The proteins below come from a single Saccharopolyspora sp. SCSIO 74807 genomic window:
- the hxlA gene encoding 3-hexulose-6-phosphate synthase: MKLQVALDVATLGDALSLAHQAEDYVDVLELGTPLIKAEGLSAITAIKAAHPNKLVFADMKTADAGELEADLAFSAGADLVTVMGAADDDTVRGAVAAGEKHGKDVVADMITIVADRVARIREVSKLGVSFVEIHAGLDEQAKPGYTIETLLADGRQAGVPFSIAGGVTAETIAAVQDAGATVAVAGGAIRSAADPAAAAKALKSRIR, translated from the coding sequence GTGAAGCTGCAGGTAGCACTGGACGTCGCCACCCTCGGCGACGCGCTTTCGCTGGCGCACCAGGCCGAGGACTACGTCGACGTCCTCGAGCTGGGCACCCCGCTGATCAAGGCCGAAGGCCTGTCCGCGATCACGGCGATCAAGGCCGCGCACCCGAACAAGCTCGTTTTCGCCGACATGAAGACCGCCGACGCCGGCGAGCTGGAGGCCGACCTCGCGTTCTCCGCGGGCGCGGACCTGGTGACCGTCATGGGCGCGGCCGACGACGACACCGTGCGCGGGGCCGTCGCCGCCGGTGAGAAGCACGGCAAGGACGTGGTCGCCGACATGATCACCATCGTTGCGGACCGGGTCGCCCGGATCCGCGAGGTCTCGAAGCTGGGCGTGTCCTTCGTCGAGATCCACGCGGGTCTCGACGAGCAGGCCAAACCCGGCTACACGATCGAGACGCTGCTCGCGGACGGCCGCCAGGCCGGCGTCCCGTTCTCGATCGCCGGTGGCGTCACCGCCGAGACCATCGCCGCAGTGCAGGACGCCGGGGCGACCGTCGCGGTGGCCGGCGGTGCGATCCGCAGCGCGGCGGACCCGGCCGCAGCCGCCAAGGCCCTCAAGAGCCGGATCCGCTGA
- the rpe gene encoding ribulose-phosphate 3-epimerase, which translates to MVDQPGTTSRHSAARWSPAEPVIVGSVLGADYAQLGEEVASLTNAGVGRIQWDVMDRRFVPNMTFGPDVVAACRKYSDLPFEAHLMVQDPDPMLADFVAAGCETVIVHAETCPHLLRTLAAIRELGAQAGVAVNPSTPLGFVRHVLDHLDEIVIMTVNPGFGGQRYIPAMEEKVSEMRALVDGSGRAVQIEVDGGISTATAKAAWCAGAELLVAGSAVLSHPGGKQKAVAELHRAMAPPPPEQ; encoded by the coding sequence ATGGTTGATCAGCCAGGAACGACCTCGCGGCATTCCGCGGCGAGGTGGTCGCCGGCCGAACCGGTGATCGTGGGTTCGGTCCTGGGCGCCGACTACGCGCAGCTCGGCGAGGAGGTCGCGAGCCTCACCAACGCGGGAGTCGGCCGCATCCAGTGGGACGTCATGGACCGGCGCTTCGTGCCCAACATGACGTTCGGGCCGGACGTGGTCGCGGCCTGCCGGAAGTACAGCGACCTGCCGTTCGAGGCCCACCTCATGGTGCAGGACCCGGACCCGATGCTGGCCGACTTCGTCGCGGCCGGTTGCGAGACCGTCATCGTGCACGCCGAGACCTGCCCGCACCTGCTGCGGACGCTCGCAGCGATCCGCGAGCTCGGGGCGCAGGCCGGTGTGGCGGTCAACCCGTCCACCCCGCTCGGCTTCGTCCGCCACGTGCTCGACCACCTCGACGAGATCGTGATCATGACCGTCAACCCGGGCTTCGGCGGGCAGCGCTACATCCCCGCGATGGAGGAGAAGGTCTCCGAGATGCGGGCGCTGGTGGACGGCTCCGGGCGCGCGGTGCAGATCGAGGTGGACGGCGGGATCTCCACCGCCACCGCCAAGGCGGCCTGGTGCGCGGGTGCCGAACTCCTCGTCGCGGGCTCCGCCGTCCTCTCCCACCCGGGCGGGAAGCAGAAAGCGGTGGCCGAGTTGCACCGCGCCATGGCGCCGCCACCGCCCGAACAGTGA
- the tkt gene encoding transketolase has translation MTAIEANRRVRDDITRLTTAAVPADWTDLDVRAIDTARVLAADAVQQCGSGHPGTAMSLAPTAYALFQHVMRHDPNDPSWLGRDRFVLSAGHSSLTLYVQLFLAGYGLAIDDIKALRTWGSRTPGHPEYGHTSGVETTTGPLGQGLANAVGMAMAARRERGLLDPEAAPGESPFDHQIYVIASDGDIEEGVTSEASSLAGTQQLGNLTVIYDANEISIEDDTKIALSEDTAKRYEAYGWHVITVDGGERITDLLEALQTARAETERPSMIVLRTVIGYPAPNKMNSGKAHGAALGTEELAEVKKLLGFEPERSFQVDDGVLDHTRAVGERGRAARAKWQVAFDAWAEANPRRKALLDRMQARELPPGWAEELPSWEPAEKGVATRKASAEVLAHLADVLPELWGGSADLAESNNTTMKGAESFGPESISTGTWSANPYGRTLHFGIREHAMGSILNGIALHGGTRPYGGTFLIFSDYMRPAVRLAALMHQPVIYVWTHDSIGLGEDGPTHQPVEHLSSLRAIPGLAIARPADANETAAAWKAALERSDGPTGLALTRQGVPTLEGTDPEGVSRGGYVLAEASSGEPAVVLIATGSEVQLAVAAKKVLESEGEATRVVSMPCVEWFDAQDESYRRAVLPPAVRARVVVEAGIAQCWHRFAGAAGEIVSLERFGASADHQTLFTEFGFTAEAVAEAARRALRTTRSS, from the coding sequence ATGACCGCGATCGAAGCCAACCGTCGCGTGCGCGACGACATCACCCGCTTGACGACAGCCGCCGTCCCCGCCGACTGGACCGACCTGGACGTGCGGGCGATCGACACCGCCCGCGTGCTGGCCGCCGACGCGGTGCAGCAGTGCGGAAGCGGCCACCCGGGCACCGCGATGAGCCTGGCGCCGACCGCTTACGCGCTGTTCCAGCACGTCATGCGGCACGACCCGAACGACCCGAGCTGGCTCGGCCGGGACCGGTTCGTGCTCTCGGCGGGCCACTCGAGCCTGACCCTGTACGTGCAGCTGTTCCTGGCCGGGTACGGCTTGGCGATCGACGACATCAAGGCGCTGCGCACCTGGGGTTCGCGAACCCCAGGGCACCCCGAGTACGGGCACACCAGCGGCGTCGAGACCACGACCGGCCCGCTGGGCCAGGGCCTGGCCAACGCCGTGGGCATGGCGATGGCCGCCCGCCGCGAGCGGGGCCTGCTGGACCCCGAGGCCGCCCCCGGCGAAAGCCCGTTCGACCACCAGATCTACGTGATCGCCTCCGACGGCGACATCGAGGAAGGCGTGACCTCCGAGGCCTCCTCGCTCGCCGGCACCCAGCAGCTCGGCAACCTCACGGTGATCTACGACGCCAACGAGATCTCCATCGAGGACGACACCAAGATCGCCCTGTCCGAGGACACCGCCAAGCGCTACGAAGCCTACGGCTGGCACGTGATCACCGTCGACGGCGGCGAGCGCATCACCGACCTGCTCGAGGCGCTCCAGACCGCCCGGGCGGAGACCGAACGGCCGTCGATGATCGTGCTGCGCACCGTCATCGGCTACCCGGCACCGAACAAGATGAACTCCGGCAAGGCGCACGGCGCCGCGCTGGGAACCGAGGAGCTGGCCGAGGTCAAGAAGCTGCTGGGCTTCGAACCCGAGCGGTCTTTCCAGGTCGACGACGGGGTCCTGGACCACACCCGAGCCGTCGGCGAGCGCGGCCGTGCCGCCCGCGCGAAGTGGCAGGTCGCCTTCGACGCGTGGGCCGAGGCCAACCCGCGGCGCAAGGCGCTGCTGGACCGGATGCAGGCGCGCGAGCTGCCGCCCGGATGGGCCGAGGAGCTGCCGAGCTGGGAGCCCGCCGAGAAGGGCGTCGCGACCCGCAAAGCATCGGCCGAGGTCCTGGCGCACCTCGCCGACGTGCTGCCGGAGTTGTGGGGCGGCTCCGCCGACCTCGCGGAGAGCAACAACACCACGATGAAAGGCGCGGAATCGTTCGGCCCGGAGAGCATCTCCACCGGCACCTGGAGCGCCAACCCCTACGGCCGGACGCTGCACTTCGGCATCCGCGAGCACGCGATGGGCTCGATCCTCAACGGCATCGCGCTGCACGGCGGCACCCGCCCCTACGGCGGCACGTTCCTGATCTTCAGCGACTACATGCGGCCCGCGGTGCGGCTGGCGGCGCTGATGCACCAGCCGGTGATCTACGTCTGGACGCACGACTCGATCGGCCTCGGCGAGGACGGCCCGACGCACCAGCCGGTCGAGCACCTGTCCAGCCTGCGTGCGATCCCGGGCCTGGCGATCGCGCGGCCTGCCGACGCCAACGAGACCGCCGCGGCGTGGAAGGCCGCGCTGGAGCGTTCCGACGGCCCGACCGGGCTGGCGCTGACCCGCCAGGGAGTGCCGACCCTCGAGGGCACGGACCCGGAAGGGGTGTCCCGCGGCGGCTACGTGCTCGCCGAAGCTTCGTCCGGCGAGCCCGCGGTGGTGCTGATCGCGACCGGGTCGGAGGTGCAGCTGGCCGTGGCTGCCAAGAAAGTCCTCGAATCCGAGGGCGAGGCGACCCGCGTGGTGTCCATGCCGTGCGTGGAGTGGTTCGACGCGCAGGACGAGTCCTACCGCCGCGCGGTGCTGCCCCCGGCGGTGCGCGCGCGGGTCGTCGTCGAGGCCGGGATCGCGCAGTGCTGGCACCGCTTCGCCGGTGCGGCGGGAGAGATCGTCTCGCTGGAGCGCTTCGGCGCCTCGGCCGATCACCAGACGCTGTTCACCGAGTTCGGCTTCACCGCCGAGGCGGTCGCCGAGGCTGCTCGGCGCGCGCTGCGCACCACTCGGTCGAGCTGA
- a CDS encoding ribose-5-phosphate isomerase: MHVYLGSDHAGFELKNHIAERLAALGHEVTDVGPTAFDAEDDYPPFCVEAARRVVAHQGSLGIVIGGSGNGEQLAANKVPGARAALTWSVQIAELSRKHNDALLAGIGARMHTVEEAERIVDAFLGTAFEGGRHRRRIDQLADYERSGEPPALPGGRPARDH; this comes from the coding sequence GTGCACGTCTACCTAGGCTCCGATCACGCCGGGTTCGAACTCAAGAACCACATCGCCGAGCGATTGGCCGCACTCGGCCACGAGGTCACCGACGTCGGACCGACCGCCTTCGACGCCGAGGACGACTACCCGCCGTTCTGCGTCGAGGCGGCGCGGCGGGTGGTCGCCCACCAGGGCAGCCTCGGCATCGTCATCGGCGGTTCCGGCAACGGCGAGCAGCTCGCCGCGAACAAGGTTCCCGGGGCCCGGGCCGCGCTGACCTGGAGCGTGCAGATCGCCGAGTTGTCCCGCAAGCACAACGACGCGCTGCTGGCGGGCATCGGTGCCCGGATGCACACGGTCGAGGAGGCCGAGCGCATCGTGGACGCGTTCTTGGGCACCGCGTTCGAGGGCGGCCGCCACCGGCGCAGGATCGACCAGCTGGCGGACTACGAGCGTTCCGGCGAGCCACCTGCGCTGCCGGGCGGCCGACCGGCCCGCGACCACTGA
- a CDS encoding GPR1/FUN34/YaaH family transporter — MTTSEAATAAQASHSNEESEPVSGPLSGDPALIGVPTFIVGSIALGMTLVGFVPAEAVGAPVAIILAATGIGQTVAAIWAAALGQSAVASIFGIFSGFWSSYGLLVLGSTHEWFGVPAGAATATQALFLTSWAITVGLLALASLRLPAAYPLLFGLITTALVVVLIATVQGSAGLQAVGGYVVFTFAALGCYLFLHGMSVATGGRGLPLGGPVLNG, encoded by the coding sequence GTGACCACATCGGAAGCTGCCACGGCAGCGCAAGCCAGCCACTCGAACGAGGAATCCGAGCCGGTTTCCGGGCCGTTGTCCGGTGACCCCGCGCTCATCGGCGTTCCCACGTTCATCGTCGGTTCGATCGCCCTCGGCATGACCCTCGTCGGATTCGTGCCCGCCGAGGCGGTCGGCGCCCCGGTGGCGATCATCCTGGCCGCCACCGGAATCGGCCAGACCGTGGCCGCGATTTGGGCGGCCGCGCTCGGCCAGAGCGCGGTCGCGTCCATTTTCGGCATCTTCAGCGGGTTCTGGTCGAGCTACGGCCTTCTCGTGCTCGGCTCGACCCACGAATGGTTCGGAGTCCCAGCTGGAGCCGCGACCGCCACCCAGGCGCTGTTCTTGACCTCGTGGGCGATCACGGTGGGGCTCCTGGCGCTGGCGTCGCTGCGCCTGCCGGCCGCGTATCCCTTGCTGTTCGGGCTGATCACCACGGCGCTCGTCGTCGTGCTGATCGCGACGGTGCAGGGGTCCGCGGGATTGCAGGCCGTCGGCGGGTACGTGGTCTTCACCTTCGCCGCGCTGGGCTGCTACCTGTTCCTCCACGGGATGTCGGTGGCGACCGGCGGGCGCGGGCTGCCGCTGGGCGGTCCGGTCCTGAACGGCTGA
- the pqqE gene encoding pyrroloquinoline quinone biosynthesis protein PqqE, translated as MIDAPYGLLAELTHKCPLHCLYCSNPVALRPREEELGTEDWLRVLREAAELGVLQVHFSGGEPLLRNDLEELIAEADRCELYTNLITSGLGLTERRAKGLVAAGLDSAQLSIQGDNPESTALIADSKRFDKKAEAAGIIRDSGLPLNMNVVLHRLNLDRLDSIIDVCDSWGAERLELANTQYYGWGLRNREVLMPSREQLTNGEQVYRRRKEELADRMELLWILPDYYERYPKPCMGGWAHSSFTVAPDGMAYPCPVAADIDSLEFPSVRAAALEWIWTESAAFQAFRGTDWMPDPCRSCARKEIDFGGCRCQAFALTGDAARTDPVCVHSPDHHLISEAVERANGNAPASEPVFRR; from the coding sequence ATGATCGACGCGCCCTACGGCTTGCTGGCCGAGCTTACCCACAAGTGCCCGCTGCACTGCCTGTACTGCTCGAACCCGGTGGCGCTGCGGCCGCGCGAGGAAGAACTGGGCACCGAGGACTGGCTGCGGGTGCTCCGGGAAGCCGCCGAGCTCGGCGTGCTGCAGGTGCACTTCTCCGGCGGCGAGCCGCTGCTGCGCAACGACCTGGAGGAGCTGATCGCCGAGGCGGACCGCTGCGAGCTCTACACCAACCTGATCACCAGCGGACTCGGGCTCACCGAGCGCCGGGCGAAGGGCCTGGTCGCCGCCGGCCTCGACAGCGCGCAACTGAGCATCCAGGGCGACAACCCGGAGTCCACCGCGCTGATCGCGGACAGCAAGCGGTTCGACAAGAAGGCGGAGGCGGCGGGCATCATCCGCGACAGCGGGCTGCCGCTGAACATGAACGTCGTGCTGCACCGGCTCAACCTCGACCGCCTGGATTCGATCATCGACGTCTGCGACTCATGGGGTGCCGAGCGCCTCGAACTGGCCAACACCCAGTACTACGGCTGGGGGCTGCGCAACCGCGAGGTGCTGATGCCCAGCCGGGAGCAGCTGACCAACGGCGAGCAGGTCTACCGGCGCCGCAAGGAGGAGCTGGCCGACCGCATGGAGCTGCTGTGGATCCTGCCGGACTACTACGAGCGGTACCCGAAGCCGTGCATGGGCGGGTGGGCGCATTCCAGCTTCACCGTCGCCCCGGACGGGATGGCGTATCCGTGCCCGGTGGCCGCCGACATCGACAGCCTCGAATTCCCCTCGGTGCGAGCCGCCGCGCTGGAATGGATCTGGACGGAATCGGCCGCGTTCCAAGCGTTCCGGGGCACCGACTGGATGCCCGATCCGTGCCGCAGCTGCGCGCGCAAGGAAATCGACTTCGGGGGCTGCCGCTGCCAGGCGTTCGCGCTCACCGGGGACGCCGCGCGCACCGATCCGGTGTGCGTGCACTCGCCGGACCACCACCTGATCTCCGAGGCCGTGGAGCGCGCCAACGGCAACGCTCCGGCATCGGAACCGGTCTTCCGGAGGTAG
- the pqqD gene encoding pyrroloquinoline quinone biosynthesis peptide chaperone PqqD produces the protein MDPGGKPHLVPKARLRFDKVRGGDMLLLPERVVQLNTSSAAILRLCDGTRTAAEITAKLEADFETDGLSDDVLGFLREAREKGWVKT, from the coding sequence ATGGACCCCGGCGGCAAACCGCACCTGGTGCCGAAGGCCAGGCTGCGCTTCGACAAGGTCCGCGGCGGGGACATGCTGCTGCTGCCCGAGCGGGTGGTGCAGCTCAACACCTCCAGCGCCGCGATCCTGCGGCTGTGCGACGGCACCCGCACCGCCGCCGAGATCACCGCGAAGCTGGAAGCCGACTTCGAGACCGACGGGCTATCCGACGACGTGCTGGGCTTCCTGCGCGAAGCGCGCGAAAAGGGCTGGGTGAAAACATGA